Proteins from one Impatiens glandulifera chromosome 2, dImpGla2.1, whole genome shotgun sequence genomic window:
- the LOC124926714 gene encoding uncharacterized protein LOC124926714 has protein sequence MSIALESVTISRIERPGMHHGTVYGSPETGRSVFGIFTGDHRMSVKDSVEVRGGEDDVDSTSSSSIGENSDCSDEERDSEVQSSFKGPLDALEVLEEVLPIKRGVSKFYNGKSKSYTSLEVAACSSSIKDIVKPENAFTRKRKNLLAHSIFFDKNSQKSSRTNEGGLLKKPANRNHMGLALRMNGSGEHSPTPVRSRPPPPPPQNRKLPNIESSMPSALPSFSPWRSFSLSDLQCSGDMNAAAAAITCSDMKKNNEINVKFTSIAAQFR, from the exons ATGTCGATCGCGTTAGAGAGCGTTACAATAAGCCGGATCGAACGGCCGGGGATGCATCATGGAACCGTATATGGTTCGCCGGAGACAGGGAGATCGGTATTCGGGATCTTTACAGGGGATCATCGAATGTCGGTGAAGGATTCGGTTGAAGTTCGAGGAGGAGAAGATGATGTTGATTCAACTAGTTCTTCTTCGATTGGAGAGAACAGCGATTGCTCTGATGAAGAGCGAGATTCAGAAGTTCAGAGTTCGTTTAAAGGACCTTTGGATGCTTTGGAAGTTTTGGAGGAAGTCTTGCCGATCAA gagaGGTGTGTCAAAGTTCTATAATGGGAAATCAAAATCCTATACAAGTCTGGAAGTTGCTGCTTGTTCTTCCTCCATTAAAGACATTGTCAAACCCGAGAATGCATTCACTAGGAAACGCAAAAACTTGCTTGCACATAGCATTTTCTTCGACAAGAACAGTCAAAAATCATCTAGGACTAATGAAGGTGGATTATTGAAGAAACCTGCTAACAGAAATCATATGGGATTAGCATTAAGAATGAATGGTTCTGGAGAACATTCACCAACCCCTGTTCGATCTCGACCACCTCCCCCCCCTCCACAAAATAGGAAATTACCCAACATCGAATCATCTATGCCTTCAGCTCTGCCCAGTTTCTCTCCATGGCGGTCTTTCTCCCTGTCTGATCTGCAATGTTCTGGTGACATGAATGCTGCTGCCGCTGCAATAACCTGCTCGGATATGAAGAAAAACAATGAAATCAATGTTAAGTTTACAAGTATTGCGGCTCAATTTCGTTGA
- the LOC124926022 gene encoding tubulin--tyrosine ligase-like protein 12, protein MTTGDRIRTLDDFVKVHGLLLAAAGIPQALYGQLFEKLSTDTFDGGNFFQVEPSDDGRHRRLILTSSHMEKESCVFLVDHAWTFRLSDARKQLEEVPALVERMAALMCVDIDLKEKEDSAEGSHEDGIKMNVGEIVENEIQQAKEKGDTVKWLELEDLDIDDAMLLSLDLPSKFPSLIALSLCGNKLENWEEVTKVVTKFRHLKALWLNNNPILQNSESDKSDIILQACPTLEIYNSHFTYNFGVWALGFCGGIFNKDNPGYLSYTDDQLETVTSVDISNRDIHKLINTAFLPAELPSLSYLNIRGNPLQENKEELLEMLKSFPCLSALEVDIPGPLGESALGILESLPRLCQLNGVDSSKILESEKHVVDSALQLRYPEWKPDEPLVDRVMNAMWLYLMTYRLADEEKIDETSVWYVMDELGSALQHSDVPNFHVSPFLYMPDGKLESAISFSLLWPTRNVYKGDECTRDFLFGIGEEKQRSARLTAWFLTPENYFIKEYENHMRNLNSNTFTPPPLKELKSSSLLPSDGSVLRVYSDIPQVEEYLSRPEFKITDDPKDANIIWTCMQVDEDMKKYAGLTERQFINQFPFEASIVMKHHLAETVQKALGCPDWIQPTYNLETHLTQLIGDYFVRQRDGLDNLWILKPWNMARTLDTSITENISAVIRLIETGPKISQKYIEHPALFRGRKFDLRYIVLVRSMDPLDIYLADIFWARLANNAYSLDKNSFSEYETHFTVMNYRGTLNHMNTADFVRAFEQEHQVKWLEIHVRIKKMMKALFESAAFVHPEMHNPMSRAMYGVDVMLDCNFQPKLLEVTYCPDCTRACKYDMENVFKEGEIVKGSEFYNFVFGCLFLNETTHVSAV, encoded by the exons ATGACTACCGGAGATAGAATCCGAACTCTAGACGACTTCGTTAAAGTACACGGCCTCCTGTTAGCGGCGGCTGGGATTCCCCAGGCTCTATACGGCCAACTCTTCGAAAAGCTATCCACAGATACATTTGATGGCGGTAACTTCTTTCAGGTCGAACCGTCCGATGACGGTCGGCATAGGCGCCTCATCCTTACTTCCTCTCACATGGAGAAAGAATCATGTGTCTTCCTCGTCGACCATGCCTGGACCTTTCGTCTTTCCGATGCTCGCAAACAG CTGGAGGAAGTGCCTGCTCTGGTTGAGAGGATGGCTGCGTTGATGTGTGTTGATATTGACTTGAAAGAAAAGGAGGATTCAGCTGAAGGTTCACATGAGGATGGTATTAAAATGAATGTTGGTGAAATAGTGGAGAATGAAATTCAACAAGCGAAAGAGAAAGGTGATACTGTGAAATGGTTGGAGCTGGAGGACCTTGACATTGATGACGCAATGCTTTTATCTCTTGATTTGCCTAGCAAATTTCCA AGTTTGATTGCATTAAGCTTATGTGGAAACAAACTTGAGAACTGGGAAGAAGTTACCAAGGTTGTTACCAAGTTCAGGCACCTTAAGGCACTTTGGCTGAACAACAACCCAATTTTACAGAACAG TGAAAGTGACAAGTCTGATATAATTCTTCAAGCTTGCCCAACATTGGAGATCTACAATTCACATTTCACCTACAACTTTGGTGTTTGGGCATTAGGATTTTGTGGAGGAATATTCAATAAGGATAATCCAGGCTATTTGAGTTACACTGATGACCAATTAGAGACTGTTACCTCTGTCGACATTTCAAATAGAGATATTCACAAATTGATCAATACG GCATTTCTACCTGCTGAACTACCATCTCTCTCATATCTGAATATTCGAGGAAACCCATTGCAAGAAAACAAGGAAGAATTGTTGGAGATGCTAAAGAGTTTTCCTTGTTTAAGTGCTCTGGAG GTAGATATTCCAGGACCTCTAGGAGAAAGTGCTTTAGGGATTCTTGAATCACTCCCCAGGCTTTGTCAACTGAATGGCGTTGATTCATCAAAGATATTAGAATCAGAAAAGCATGTGGTTGACTCTGCACTTCAACTGCGTTATCCTGAATGGAAACCAGATGAACCTCTAGTTGATCGGGTTATGAATGCAATGTGGTTATATTTGATGACATATAGACTAGCAGATGAAGAGAAGATTGATGAAACTTCTGTATG GTACGTAATGGATGAGCTAGGTTCTGCTTTGCAGCACAGTGATGTGCCGAACTTTCATGTTTCTCCTTTCCTCTACATGCCAGATGGTAAATTGGAATCTGCCATCAG CTTTTCTCTTCTATGGCCAACAAGAAATGTGTATAAAGGTGACGAGTGTACTCGTGATTTCCTTTTTGGTATTGGTGAAGAAAAGCAACGCTCTGCCAGACTTACTGCTTGGTTCCTTACTcctgaaaattatttcataaag GAATACGAGAATCACATGCGGAACTTGAATTCCAACACATTCACCCCTCCGCCCTTGAAGGAGCTCAAATCTAGCAGTTTGCTTCCTAGTGATGGAAGTGTTTTACGTGTCTACTCCGATATCCCTCAAGTAGAAGAATATTTGAGTCGTCCAGAGTTCAAAATAA CTGACGACCCTAAGGATGCGAATATAATATGGACATGCATGCAGGTGGATGAGGACATGAAGAAGTATGCTGGTTTGACTGAGCGTCAATTCATAAATCAATTTCCTTTTGAGGCTTCCATTGTCATGAAGCATCATTTGGCTGAAACTGTCCAGAAG GCACTTGGATGTCCAGATTGGATTCAACCAACCTACAATCTCGAAACTCATCTTACTCAACTCATTGGTGATTATTTTGTTCGCCAAAGGGATGGACTTGACAATCTATGGATCTTAAAACCATGGAATATGGCGAGAACTCTTGATACCTCTATTACTGAAAACATATCTGCTGTCATCCGTTTAATAGAGACTGGTccaaaaataagtcaaaaatacATTGAACATCCTGCTCTGTTCAGGGGGAGAAAATTTGATCTTCGTTACATTGTCTTGGTCCGCAGCATGGATCCATTGGATATATACCTTGCTGATATTTTCTGG GCTAGGCTGGCAAATAATGCATACTCTCTAGACAAGAACAGTTTTTCCGAGTATGAGACTCATTTTACTGTAATG AACTACAGAGGAACATTGAATCACATGAACACTGCAGATTTTGTTAGGGCATTTGAACAAGAGCATCAAG TTAAATGGTTGGAGATTCATGTGAGAATTAAAAAGATGATGAAAGCTTTGTTTGAGTCAGCTGCTTTTGTCCATCCCGAGATGCACAATCCTATGTCCAGGGCAATGTATGGAGTGGATGTAATGCTTGACTGCAATTTCCAACCAAAGTTGTTGGAG GTGACATACTGCCCTGATTGTACAAGAGCATGCAAGTATGACATGGAAAATGTCTTCAAGGAAGGAGAGATAGTCAAGGGCAGCGAGTTCTATAATTTTGTTTTCGGATGCCTATTTCTTAATGAGACAACACATGTATCTGCAGTTTAA
- the LOC124926562 gene encoding sterol 14-demethylase-like: protein MEAMTSDKFLNVGVLIVATIVVAKLISAFLIPRSSKRLPPVVKSFPLIGGLLRFLKGPIVMLREEYPKLGSVFTLNLLNKKITFFVGPEVSVHFFKAPESDLSQQEVYQFNVPTFGPGVVFDVDYTVRQEQFRFFTESLRVNKLKGYVDQMVMEAEEYFAKWGESGEVDLKYELEHLIILTASRCLLGVEVRNKLFDDVSALFHDLDNGMLPISVIFPYLPIPAHKRRDQARKKLAEIFSSIINSRKATGKSENDMLQSFMDSRYKDGRQTTEAEVTGLLIAALFAGQHTSSITSTWTGAYLLTHPKYMKAVINEQETLLKKHGDKIEHDILSEMDVLYRSIKEALRLHPPLIMLLRSSHSDFTVKTREGKEYDIPKGHIVATSPAFANRLDHVFKDPNSYDPERFAVGREEDKVAGAFSYISFGGGRHGCLGEPFAYLQIKAIWSHLLRNFDLELLSPFPEIDWNAMVVGVKGKVMVRYKRRKLALVD, encoded by the exons atGGAAGCAATGACATCAGACAAATTCTTGAATGTGGGTGTGCTGATCGTAGCTACTATCGTGGTAGCGAAGCTTATTTCAGCATTTCTAATACCCAGATCCAGTAAGCGTCTTCCCCCAGTTGTCAAAAGTTTTCCGTTGATCGGAGGACTTCTCAGGTTTCTGAAAGGTCCTATAGTGATGTTGAGGGAAGAATACCCAAAGCTCGGCAGTGTTTTCACTCTGAATCTACTGAACAAGAAGATAACATTCTTTGTCGGACCGGAGGTTTCTGTTCATTTCTTTAAGGCGCCGGAATCTGATCTCAGCCAACAGGAGGTTTATCAGTTCAATGTACCCACATTCGGCCCTGGTGTTGTATTTGATGTGGATTACACTGTACGTCAGGAACAATTCCGGTTTTTCACTGAATCTCTTAGGGTTAACAAATTGAAGGGATATGTTGATCAAATGGTCATGGAAGCTGAG GAATACTTCGCAAAATGGGGAGAAAGTGGAGAGGTAGATCTAAAGTATGAACTAGAACATCTAATTATCTTGACTGCTAGTAGATGTCTTTTAGGTGTAGAAGTTAGAAACAAGCTGTTTGATGATGTATCAGCTCTTTTCCATGACCTAGACAATGGTATGCTCCCAATCAGTGTCATCTTCCCATACCTACCCATTCCGGCTCACAAACGTCGCGACCAAGCCCGCAAGAAACTCGCAGAGATCTTCTCGAGCATCATAAATTCACGAAAAGCCACTGGGAAGTCAGAAAATGACATGTTGCAGAGTTTCATGGATTCCAGATATAAAGATGGTCGACAGACAACCGAGGCTGAAGTCACTGGATTGTTAATCGCAGCCCTTTTCGCCGGGCAGCACACCAGCTCCATCACTTCCACTTGGACAGGGGCCTATCTTCTAACCCACCCCAAATATATGAAGGCTGTGATCAATGAACAGGAGACACTGCTGAAGAAACATGGGGACAAGATTGAACATGACATTCTTTCAGAGATGGATGTCTTGTACAGGTCCATTAAGGAGGCTCTTAGACTCCACCCGCCTCTTATAATGCTCTTGCGTAGCTCTCATTCCGATTTTACTGTCAAGACTCGAGAAGGGAAGGAATATGATATTCCCAAAGGTCATATTGTGGCCACATCGCCTGCCTTTGCTAATAGACTTGACCATGTTTTTAAGGATCCCAATTCCTATGATCCTGAGAGATTTGCTGTGGGTAGGGAGGAAGATAAGGTGGCCGGGGCCTTTTCTTATATATCCTTTGGAGGTGGGAGGCATGGCTGTTTAGGTGAGCCCTTTGCTTATTTGCAGATAAAGGCCATTTGGAGTCATTTGTTGAGGAATTTTGATCTCGAACTGCTTTCGCCTTTCCCCGAGATCGACTGGAATGCCATGGTCGTAGGTGTCAAAGGTAAGGTTATGGTCAGATACAAACGCAGGAAACTTGCCCTTGTTGATTAG
- the LOC124926596 gene encoding uncharacterized protein LOC124926596 codes for MAFVAIQRPNFVNLSSHGISCSSNKTTFAPCRLAMKTKSLLQTPEQIKPILKEPLKFTISPSETASSGVLRFDRLQTPNEELVQKSGYDFGRFVTREAIVDEEYWTAAWLRAETHWEDKTNGRYVNSCKKKFAEQEFNALKRRQKGSKSSCIVAVKKSEGNVKQSVLKSVVGTLDLNIRSLLPGETFPGEREASVFCNMNNGIQYGYIANVCVAKSARRQGIASNMVPFAVQLARENGTIQQVYMHVHRKNQPARDLYEKMGFKVVEMATSQLEKEQTYLLCLQL; via the exons ATGGCGTTTGTCGCAATCCAAAGGCCTAATTTTGTCAATCTTTCCAGCCATGGAATTAGCTGCAGCAGCAACAAAACAACATTTGCCCCCTGCAGATT GGCCATGAAAACCAAGTCTTTGCTACAAACACCTGAACAAATCAAACCTATTTTAAAGGAGCCACTAAAGTTCACAATTTCCCCATCTGAAACCGCAAGTTCAGGTGTTCTAAGGTTCGATAGGCTACAGACACCAAATGAAGAATTGGTCCAAAAGAGTGGATATGATTTCGGTCGCTTTGTCACACGAGAAGCAATTGTGGATGAAGAGTATTGG ACTGCAGCTTGGCTAAGAGCAGAAACTCATTGGGAAGATAAGACAAATGGAAG ATATGTTAACAGCTGCAAGAAGAAATTCGCAGAGCAG GAATTTAATGCATTGAAAAGGAGACAAAAGGGGTCTAAATCTTCCTGCATTGTAGCT GTTAAGAAGAGTGAAGGAAATGTTAAACAAAGTGTTTTGAAGAGTGTTGTAGGAACCTTAGACTTGAACATCCGTTCCTTGTTGCCTGGAGAAACCTTCCCCGGG GAACGAGAAGCTTCTGTTTTCTGCAACATGAATAACGGCATTCAATATGGTTATATTGCAAACGTATGTGTAGCCAAATCAGCTCGTCGCCAGGGTATTGCTAGCAACATGGTTCCTTTTGCAGTTCAACTTGCTAGagaaaatg GTACCATTCAACAAGTATACATGCATGTGCATAGAAAAAACCAACCTGCTCGTGATCTTTATGAAAAGATGGGTTTCAAG GTAGTTGAAATGGCGACATCTCAATTGGAGAAAGAGCAAACTTACTTGCTTTG